TAGCTGAACCCTTAAGTGGCTTGAAGGAAGCAGAGGGGCTTGAGCTGCCCTGGGGAATTGGTGGTCCCATTGGAGACCAACTTCATGGTGCATGGGAAAGCCATAAAGGCAAATAACAGCCTaacctctctgctctgcctggtcTCCCCAGATCTACATCACCTGCCACCTCAAGATCTCCCTGGCTGACCAAGCTCCAGACCCTCTGAACAAGGCTTGCTCCTTCAACAAAGCTAGCAACCTGTGAGTAGCTGGAGCAGCAGCTTGCCCAAGGATGAAGAGCTTGGGCTTCTCATCTGGTGTGCCACCTTCCAGGAAGGTGGGGTTGGCCATCTGGGTGGGAGGCCTCGAAGCATGTGAGGGATTCCTACCATAGGGTGGGCTGCTCACCAGGCTCTCTTCTAGCTGGGCTCCTGTGGAAGGCACCCGAGATGTCTGCTCCTGCTGTGAGATGAGGAGCTGTGACTTGGCTAGGCACTCCAGGAGGCTCCATGCTCCCTCTCAATGGCAAGGAGGACGTGCTCGGAGAGAACTGCCCTCCCAGCTTGGTAGGTCACAGTATGCCTCTGGTCTTTGCCACTACTGTGGTAACTTGCTCAGAGCTGGGTGGCTGGAACTGCCTCTGCCTGTTGGCCCCTCGGTGCTAATCCAAGGCTTGGGAGAGCTGGATGTTCAAACAAGCTTGTGAGTGCTCAGAGGTCCTCCCTTTCAGATCCCTTGGTGAAAGAAGCAGATGTTGTGGTTGGACCTCTCTTCATCCGCAGCTGGCAGGATCATCCAGTTAGGAGGATGCCTTCACAAGGTAGGGCAAACccagagaaggggggggggggtggcttgTGTGGCAGGTCCTGACTCTGGCCATAACCACCTCTTTCTTCCTAGGTGCAGGTCACTTGTGGATGGTATTGGGGCTAGCTGCTGTTGCTGGTGTGGTCATCCTGATTCTTGCTGTTCTGGGAGCTCTGACTGTCTACCGGAAGCCCAGCAACCCCGTTTAAGTCACAGGTTTCAACTTTTATAGTCTGTCCAGTAAAAAATAAGTTGAAGGACTGAGAGGCTTGGTGGGGGAAGTGGAGAAGTCTTCCTGGAGCCTAAGCTAATCAAGGCTTCATGCAACTTTAACTGTGCTGCTTTGCCTCCTGAGAACAAATCATGATGTCTTGCTTTCCAGAAGCCCTCAGCAGAGCTTTGTACAGCCTTACACCTCTGAACTTCCCCTAGAGCACCtagctggtggggaaaaaaacccctccagatTCTGTCTTGTCTCTAGAAGCATGGGGTTGTGTTTAGCCTCAAAGCTTTTTACCTTTCTGTGGAGCTACTTGGGTCTGCTCCATACTGGGAACTCTACTCAACCAGTCAAGGGGAGCTAAGGGTTTACTAAAACTTGGACTACTCTCCTCCTGTCTGAAGCTGCTTCTGGGAGAGAAATCAGGCATTGCTGGATGAGGAAGGGAGCACAACTTGAGGATTGGTGGGTTGGGCTCTTCGTCGGACAGCCAGAGCCAGGAATTCCAGTCCCTGCCCCAAGGTCTGTTTACACATAGTTATATGTAACAAGCCTTGGCTGAAATGTATAAACAGTCCTTGGGGCAGGGACTGGAAtttctgccccccagcccccctccacAAAGGGGCTTTCTGACATGCCTGATGCACATAtgctttttcttcccattgtGGTGAAATTTGGGCTCctctgctcagcagagcagcCGCATAGCAAGATGTTCCTGCCCCGAACCCGGGACCTGTTGCTCTCCTCTAGCTGGGAGAGGAGCCTGCTTTAGGCAGCAGTGGAACTGGACCAACTGAACATCTTAGGATGGGATGTTTGTTGTCAGAGCAAATTCAGGTGGCTGGATTCATGGAAAACTGAGACCTGTGAGGAGCTGAGGCTTGCTGGCAGCATGGCCATCTCTTGAGCTGGTTTGCAGGGGGCAGGAGGACTTGGGGAACTTCTtagcctgctctgggggaactTGGGCAGCTTTCTTGGTCATGAGGGACAGAGGAAAGTGGTGTACTGCACAGCCTGGCATGTCTTTAGGTGTCATCCAGCACCCTGGAGACCCTCAGCTGGATGCCCTTTGATAGATGTCACCTTGCCCTGGGATCTCTATGGCACAAGGTATGGAGATGCAGTTTGAGGCTTTAGGTCACCTAAATCCCAGTCCTGTCCCTTGGCTAAAAGCAAATTAGCCCTCCCTCAAAACTACGAGATTGACAACTCCAGCCAAAAGTCAGTGCAGCTCCCTGATCCAACGCAGAACCAATATGGCTTCTTTCCTCATCCATACAATCTCACCCTTGCTGGGAGGGGTTGGTGCTTGTCTTGCAGCAAGGTGGGAGGTAGAGCTTTTAGGGGCAATAGCTGGGAGAAGGAGTCTTCACCACCCTCTGagagctgtgagctatctgcttttggggcagaaggaagaggagtGGGGCATGGAAACGTGGGTGGAAGTGATCTCGGAAGGCCTCCAGATATATCAGCCTGGTGTTGGCCTATCTGAGGCTGGGGAATATCTGTAGGTGGAGATCCCCCCACTGCTGCgtgcccagcccagggcagcaaAACCCTCATGAAGATGAAATTTTTCCTCGCCCAACCTGAACCTCCCAGGCCACAAGTTGTGGGTGCTGGCATGTGTTAAATCTTCACATAACTGATTCCTTCCTGATCGGCATCTTCCCTAGATGTCCAGTGCCCTGACCACCCCTTGGCACACGTGCTCTGAGCAGGGACTAGCTCTCCAGTTTGCCGAGGCACACACAGGTGCCTTTTCAATGAACACCCTTCTCTAGGCCACTTGGCATAGTGGCTCTGCAGCCACCTCAGCGAAATACCTCAGCTGGCTCCAGCAAGGAAGACAAATATCAGCTAAATCTGGTCTACAAAGATATTTGGGATGGGGAAATGCTCTCTGCCTTTCCAGAGCAGCCCTACTGCTCTggcagctcctgctccttcctggGCAGTATCCCTGGCTCCAGCGAGGCTTCATGGCAGCACTGACCTTGCCATCTGATGAGAGATTTTTGCCTTAAAACTTTGTTATAATGAAAAATGAGATGTGCTTTCGTGCCCTCTTTATACAGTAGGGGAAGACCACTGGTGTTAGTGTTTGCCTTGGGACTTTCTGGTCTCTGACTCCAAAAAAGTGAACTTACTGTGCTGGTCCATGGCCAATGTTGTGTTGTGCTTGGAATAAAGATGGGACAGCTGATCCTGACAAAGGCTAACCTGGGAGCAGAAATCCCCTTTTTCATAGGTAAATATCTCTGCTTCTCCACTTGGGATTTGCTCCTGCTGCTTTTACCTGTGCAAACACAAGGTGTCCCATCAGAGGGATTTATTCTCCTGCTGGGATCAAGCTCTGGTACCCAGAAGCCCACAGTCTGAGGCCAGAGCTGGCCCCTGAGCTGCGGCTCTCTGGGATGCAATGGGGTGAGACTGGGCATTGCCTGTAGTCCTTGCAGCCAAGGACCTGGCCGAGCAGCGATGCCCTCCCCCGGGAGGGGGAAGCTGCTTATTTACTGATTCAGCATCGCCCACTGCAGTTATCTCCCTGATGCATGGGGCTCAGCCTGCTGGAATCCCTGGCATTTCTACGCAAGTGCCAGTCTCAAGGTATTTTAAACACGAAGGCAAAGTCTTGGAcctgctgacagcagcagggacGTGGCATCGGTTCCCCGGGGAAAGAACCTGGGGGGAAAGGCAGAAGGTTTTACTCTGATCCGTAATTTTTTCTAGAATTTCTGCCAGGAGCGAGCTGGCCAACGTCTACCCCAagaactttcattttcttttagttttccCAGAAATGGCTCAGCCACTCCAGCTCAAACATCCCAGTTGGAGGCTTTCTACTGTCCCTGAGGCTTGCCAGGGACATCCcaaaagatggagagagacttggGGTATGAgatggagcatccctcctacggAGCCCGTGGGAAGCTTGCAGAGCCCTGGCAGGGAAAAAGAGGGGACAGAAACTCCAGTAATAAGGCTTGAAAATATGCAGGGTTGATTTTTAAGTGGTTTTCCCAGTTCTCCAGCTGTGAGGAGAGGGGCAATGCTCAGCCCTTCTCACAGAGGGAGGGGGGATACAAACTGGGATGCTGCGGTTGGGGAAGGGAGCGATGGGTGCAGAACCTCGCCCCTGGCTGCTTCTACCCTGAGCCCGTTTCCTTGAAGGCACCACAACAAGCACAAGCCAAAGAGCTGAGGAAGGGCAGGAGAGATaaaaagaaaggctgtggctctGCAGCCGATGACCTCACTGCCGAGGCTGAAATGGGGGTTGTTCAGCCCCGGCTGAGAACGGCTGCGCTCATGTCAGGGGTGAGGATGCTCCATCAGCTGCTGCTGGGTCAAGCGCTGACCAAACATCCTGCTCCCggccctgctgaggaggggggagATGCTTCAAGCCCCTGTTTGGGCTGGAGGTGTGAGTGCGGGGGCTTCCAGCCCCCTCAGCACATTGGCATCTGAGCGGAAAACCAAAGTCCCAGGGGGGCTGATGGCGCCGAGCAGGGATGGTccccgcggaggggccggggaaCACCCAGATTGGGATTGTGGAccctgctctccctgctcctgTCACCTCCCCAGCAGCCTTGAAAAGCCCCTTATCACCTTCTAACTTAAACAAGCCACTTTGTACCAGTCTCCCCGTCTCCGGCTTCTGCTGAGTTTCATAAACATCTTCCCCAAAGAGGCTGACGAGGATGTTTTTTTCGCCTTGGGCAGCCCGGGAACGGGGGGTCCTGACACCCCGGAAATGACTCGGTtgtgcctcccctctccccgcacCCACGAGGGCTGGCCTTTGGGTGCCATTGGTCCCCAAACGGGAGCCCAGGGGCGGATGGCTCCTGCTGCCGGGGGGATATaaaggctggaggagcagccccagctctctgtgCCGGGGTTTGTTGGAAGAAGGAGGGATGGGACCCAAAAGCGGCTTGATCCTCGCTCTTCTCTGCTGGGCAGCGGGCGAGGTGGCTGCCTACCCACCCTGGCATCTCTCCTGGGGCGACCCGGCGAGCCGGGGGGCACGGGCAGAACCCCACCCCTGGTCCTGGGTGGAAGACCCCCAATCTCGAGCCGTCTCCAGCCAGCAGCCAGTGACGGTGCAGTGCCAGGAGGCTCAGCTGGTGGTGATAGTGCACAGGGACCTCTTCGGTACTGGCCGCCTGGTCAACGCGGCCGACCTGACGCTGGGGCCGGCGGCGTGCAAGCATTCCTCGCTGAACCCTGCTCACAACACCGTCACCTTCACCGCCGGCCTCCACGAGTGCGGCAGCATCGTGCAGGTAAGGTCTTCTCCCACTCGGCGCTTCCCCCAGTCCCGGGATCCCGCCTGGCATCCCACCCCTGGAGCAGCTCTAGGCTGTGGGACCGGGCATCACCCATGATGCCAGGGAAGCTCTGGGTGCCGGACACAGAGCACCATTGAGGAACACCCCAGGGGAAGGATGAAGGGGTATCTTCCCCAAACCGGAGCGTTTTTCCCCAAAGCTGCTTTGCCCTTTCAGCTGGAGACAGGCCGATGGTGCAAAACCCCCATGTCAGACCCATTTCGCTCGTCTTTCGGCCCATTGGGAAGTTTAACTTGCTGAGAACAGAGCAGggctcctcctccatccctctttCCCggcctttttccccctttctttggaTTTCCCTAGCGTTTCCCAATTGGGAAAGGACAACTACATGCCTGGGTGGTGGGGTGGCCTCTCCACCGGCTTCTCAATGCTTTCCTGCCCAGATCACACCAGATTCAATCATCTACCGCACGCTCCTCAACTatgaccccagccctgccagcaacccTGTGATCATCCGCAGCAACCCAGCTGTCATCCCCATCGAGTGCCACTACCCCAGGTAAGGGCTCCCCGTCCTCGGTACCCCCTGCCCCGGTCCCTGGAGACCGGCACGGGGCCTTATCCTGATGCTTGGTGATTCTTGGCCAGGAGGGAGAACGTGAGCAGCAACGCCATCCGGCCCACCTGGGCTCCCTTCAGCTCCACGCTGTCAGCGGAGGAGAGGCTGGTGTTCTCCCTGCGCCTCATGAACGGTAGGTGGGAAGCCATCCCGACCTGCGGACGGGGATTTTCCACCCTTTTCCCTAGTGCAGAGGAGCTCGAGGACCAAGCACCCCACTGGGGAAGCCAACCCACCCCATGGCAAACACCAGTGCTGGGCTGAGCCTTGGCTCTGGTCCCACGGGAGCTCGGGGAAAGCTggagcgccccccccccccccccccatcttcaTCAGCCTGGCGCTGCCTTGCAGAGGACTGGAGCGCCGAGAGACCCTTCACCGGTTTCCAACTGGGCGACGTCCTCAACATCCAAGCGGAGGTGGGCACCGAGAGCCACGTGCCGCTGCGGTTGTTCGTGGACAGCTGCGTGGCCGCCCTGAGCCCCGGCACCGACTCCTCACCCCACTACGCCATCATCGACTTCAACGGGTGAGCCCTGGCGACATGCCGGTGGCCATGCTGGGTCGGGGGGACCCACCGGGATGCTCacctcccatcccaccccaggtGCCTGGTTGATGGGCGGTCAGATGACACCAGCTCTGCCTTCATcacgccccggccccgggaggaCATGTTGCGCTTCAGGATTGACGTGTTCAGGTTCGCAGGGGACGCCAGGAACCTGGTAAGGCCGCGTGTGtcctccccctgccagccccaaacCAAGCTGGTGTCCCCCACCAGCGGGTCCCCACCTCTCTCCACCGCCCTCCACGCAGATCTACATCACCTGCCACCTGAAGGTGACCCCAGCCGACCAAGCCCCAGACCCCCTGAACAAAGCTTGCTCCTTCAACAAAGCCAGAAACACGTGAGTAGCCACTGCACCGGGATGGGACGCATCTGGGCAGGTCCCCACCAGCATCCCACAGCTCAGGCGCAGCATGGGGCTGCGTCACAGACCCTGACTCGGGGGGGCACAGATGCTCCGTGGGTGTCAGTTGTTGGGGGGCTGCGGTGACAATGCTCCCACCCCACTGCAGCTGGGCACCGGTGGAAGGCACCCGGGACATCTGCAGCTGCTGCGAGATGGGCAACTGTGAGTCCCCCGCGCTCTCCCGGCGCCTCAACCCCTTGGAGCAATGGCCCAGCCACCGCTTTCGCCGCGACACCAACGGTAAGGTgccgtggggatggaggggacaccCTGGGGTTGTTGGGGTGGGCGAGCCAGCCTCAtcgctccttcctccccaggcaACGAGGCTGAAGCTGATGTGGTCATCGGCCCTGTGCTCCTCTCCAGGGACCCGGGCGCCGTGGGAGAGCGGCAGGAGGGAGGTCAGGGTGAGTCCCCGCTGCTGTGACCCCGCAGCATGGCTCTGGTGACCAGCACTAACAGCCCCCCGTGTTGTTACAGGTGGGGTGACGGCAGTGTCCGGCGTGGGGACAGGGCTGATCTGCGTGGCAGCCggcctggggctggctggggtggtGCTGGCCATCAGcgtggggagcaggagatgcGCCCATGCCTCGGCGTGAGTGCGGGGCGAGAGCCGAATAAAGCCTGGGAAGGACAAACCGCCTGCGTGCTGCTCCCTCCGCGATGGGAAACGTGGGGACACGCGGCTGTGGGGTTGCTGGAACCCCGCCCAAGCTCCTGGGAGGGGGGTCCCCCACATCAGCCCTCTCTGCAGGGTTCCAGGGTGGCACCGCTGGCTCTGCGTGGATGATGCTGGGGACAGTCCCTCACCCCAGAGGGATTCCAGCTGCGTCCCCCGGCCtctgctcctggggggggggacgacaaCACACAGAGCAGAGTGCGGGGGGCTCCGGCTCACCCAGAGAAGGACCCCAACTCCTGTGGAAGGGCGCATTTGCGGGGACCCTCCTGGAAGGGGACAAGTGACAGTCCCAGCACGCGGCTGGGGGTCCCTcacccaccccgctcccctcggGGGGTCCATacgctccccctcctccccgccccctcACCCACGCCAGCACTCCCGGCCCCGCTGATGGATCCTCTGGCCCTGCACAGCTCGGCTCCGGCTCCACAGCCTTCCAGCTCAGACCCAGCCCCACGGTCGGTATTTTCCGCCCCAGCTTTCAGTTCAGCTCTAGCCCAAAACTATTTATTTCAGCTTTAGTCACACCCTCTTTGTTTCAGCCCCAGGCCCAGGGTCCGTATTCCAGCTCCAACACTACAGTCGTTATTTCAGCCCCAGCTCTGTGATGCTTTAGCCCCAGCCCTACATCCTTTATTTCATCTCCAGCGCCTCGGCTGGTGTTTCGGCTCCAGCTCTGCATCCTTTCAGCTCCAACCCCAGCCCTAGAGTTTTTATTTCAGATCTCAGCCTACAGCATTTACTCCAGCTCTGCCTCATGCCAGTTCCAGCCCCATGGCCGATATTTCAGCCCCAGCCCTAGGTTATTAACAAGTGTTAGGGCAAAAGGAAAAGGCCTCAGGTTGCGCCGGGGCAGGTTTACATGGGATATTGGGAAATGTTTCTTCACCCGAAGGCCTGCCAGACactgcagcaggctgcccagcgctgtggggcagcccccatccccgggggtaTTTACAAGACCAGTAGACGCGGGGCTTAGGGCCATGGCctagtggggctgggcagggctggggtaaCGGCTGCGCTCCGTCACCTCAAagatcccagaatcacagaatgttcggggttggaagggacctctgtgggtcacccagtccaacccgctgccgaagcagggtcacccagagcaggctgcacagcatcgTGTCCatgcggggcttgaatatctccagagaaggagactccacaaccttcctgggcagcctgggccaggtctctgtcaccctcagagggaagaagttcttcctcatcttcagctggaacttcctctgcttcagtttgtgcccattgccccttgtcctgtcactgggcaccactgaaaagagtctggccctgtcctcctgacacccaccctgcagatatttagaggcatttctaaggtcccctctcagccttctcttcttcatgctgaacaagcccagctccctcagcctctcctcataggagagatgctccagtcccctcatcatcctcggagtcctccgctggactctctccagtagctcctcatctttcttgaactgggg
Above is a window of Opisthocomus hoazin isolate bOpiHoa1 chromosome 10, bOpiHoa1.hap1, whole genome shotgun sequence DNA encoding:
- the LOC104330664 gene encoding zona pellucida sperm-binding protein 3, with translation MGPKSGLILALLCWAAGEVAAYPPWHLSWGDPASRGARAEPHPWSWVEDPQSRAVSSQQPVTVQCQEAQLVVIVHRDLFGTGRLVNAADLTLGPAACKHSSLNPAHNTVTFTAGLHECGSIVQITPDSIIYRTLLNYDPSPASNPVIIRSNPAVIPIECHYPRRENVSSNAIRPTWAPFSSTLSAEERLVFSLRLMNEDWSAERPFTGFQLGDVLNIQAEVGTESHVPLRLFVDSCVAALSPGTDSSPHYAIIDFNGCLVDGRSDDTSSAFITPRPREDMLRFRIDVFRFAGDARNLIYITCHLKVTPADQAPDPLNKACSFNKARNTWAPVEGTRDICSCCEMGNCESPALSRRLNPLEQWPSHRFRRDTNGNEAEADVVIGPVLLSRDPGAVGERQEGGQGGVTAVSGVGTGLICVAAGLGLAGVVLAISVGSRRCAHASA